Proteins found in one Arthrobacter pascens genomic segment:
- a CDS encoding DUF3592 domain-containing protein, giving the protein MKIVLYIIWALFVAGAVFSIVRVMRKAKRQEELTAGWPRVQATVTGSVAGWTSGAGGSSRNRRFYPTYQFTDPHGTLFAGESEVSFASQPVPGSLVEVAYNPAAPNQSFQISSQSKAVLGCLIPFFAVFSVALFFFIGAFPVG; this is encoded by the coding sequence ATGAAGATCGTGCTGTACATCATCTGGGCGCTGTTTGTTGCGGGCGCTGTTTTTTCGATTGTCCGTGTGATGCGGAAAGCCAAACGCCAGGAAGAGCTGACCGCCGGCTGGCCAAGAGTACAGGCCACCGTGACCGGCAGCGTGGCCGGTTGGACCAGCGGCGCCGGCGGCTCCAGCCGCAACCGGCGGTTCTACCCCACCTACCAGTTCACAGATCCGCACGGCACGCTGTTTGCCGGCGAATCGGAAGTATCGTTTGCCAGCCAACCTGTGCCCGGTTCGCTGGTGGAGGTGGCGTACAACCCGGCCGCTCCCAACCAGTCGTTCCAGATTTCGTCCCAGTCCAAGGCCGTGCTGGGCTGTCTGATACCCTTCTTCGCGGTGTTTTCAGTGGCCCTGTTCTTCTTCATCGGCGCCTTTCCGGTGGGCTGA
- a CDS encoding DUF3592 domain-containing protein: MKVLFVVLPGLILVLGLVLVGLSLGASFRRRGSLRGWVETSATVTGNLHGKDGPASNGSQRFAPSYEFKDASGQRWLGQSDIYGADQEIIGTAIPVLYNPANPAESTRPGFLIAKGRFATGLILAIFGAGAITMFASLIW; this comes from the coding sequence GTGAAGGTTCTGTTTGTGGTGCTCCCAGGGTTGATTCTTGTCCTGGGCCTGGTGCTGGTGGGTCTCTCCCTGGGTGCGTCGTTCCGCCGGCGCGGTTCGCTGCGCGGCTGGGTGGAGACCTCCGCCACGGTCACGGGAAACCTCCACGGGAAGGACGGGCCCGCCAGCAACGGCAGCCAGCGTTTCGCCCCGTCGTACGAATTCAAGGATGCCAGCGGCCAGCGCTGGCTGGGCCAGTCTGACATCTACGGGGCGGACCAGGAGATCATCGGCACCGCCATACCGGTGCTCTACAACCCGGCCAACCCCGCCGAATCGACCCGCCCCGGCTTCCTCATCGCCAAGGGCCGGTTTGCGACAGGTCTCATTCTGGCTATCTTCGGCGCCGGGGCCATAACGATGTTTGCATCACTTATCTGGTAG
- a CDS encoding aldo/keto reductase, with product MQYRTLGNSGAVVSNYALGTMTFGAEATEEMSYAILDSYVAAGGNFIDTADVYSAGASEEIIGRWLAQRSDAQDRVVLATKGRFPMGGAPNDVGTSRRHLARALDDSLRRLGVEQIDLYQMHAWDPITPLEETLRFLHDAVSSGKIAYYGFSNFLGWQLTKAVHLAKAHGWSAPVTLQPQYSLLVREIESEIVPASLDAGIGLLPWSPLGGGWLSGKYKRDEPPAGATRLGENPTRGMEAWQARNDDPRTWDVIGTVEKIAADHGVSASQVALAWLADQVAVTSVILGARTTEQLADNLAAADVKLSDEETRRLTEISQPRVGVYPYGPMAQEQRSRKIEGGR from the coding sequence ATGCAATACCGCACATTAGGCAACAGCGGCGCAGTGGTTTCCAATTACGCGCTGGGCACCATGACGTTCGGGGCGGAGGCCACCGAGGAAATGTCCTACGCCATCCTTGACAGCTACGTTGCCGCCGGCGGCAACTTTATCGACACTGCCGACGTTTACAGTGCCGGTGCGTCGGAGGAGATTATTGGCCGCTGGCTGGCCCAGCGGTCCGACGCGCAGGACAGGGTGGTCCTGGCCACCAAGGGACGCTTCCCCATGGGCGGGGCTCCGAACGACGTCGGAACATCCCGACGCCACCTCGCCCGCGCGCTGGACGATTCGCTGCGCCGCCTGGGAGTGGAGCAGATTGACCTCTACCAGATGCATGCGTGGGACCCCATCACACCGCTGGAGGAGACGCTGCGCTTCCTGCACGACGCCGTCAGCAGTGGCAAGATCGCCTACTACGGGTTCTCCAATTTCCTGGGGTGGCAGCTGACCAAGGCCGTCCACCTGGCCAAGGCCCATGGCTGGAGCGCCCCGGTAACCCTGCAGCCGCAGTACAGCCTGTTGGTCCGCGAGATCGAGTCGGAGATTGTTCCGGCCTCGCTGGATGCGGGCATCGGCCTGCTGCCGTGGTCGCCCCTGGGCGGCGGCTGGCTGTCCGGTAAGTACAAGCGCGACGAGCCGCCGGCCGGTGCCACGAGGCTGGGGGAGAACCCCACGCGCGGCATGGAAGCCTGGCAGGCCCGCAACGACGACCCCCGCACCTGGGACGTCATCGGAACGGTGGAAAAAATCGCCGCGGATCATGGTGTGAGCGCCTCGCAGGTTGCCCTGGCATGGCTGGCGGACCAGGTTGCGGTGACCTCGGTGATCCTCGGCGCCCGCACCACGGAGCAACTGGCGGACAACCTTGCGGCGGCTGACGTGAAGCTGTCCGACGAGGAAACCCGGCGGCTCACAGAAATCAGCCAGCCACGCGTGGGTGTGTACCCGTACGGGCCGATGGCACAGGAGCAGCGCAGCCGAAAGATCGAAGGCGGCCGGTAG
- a CDS encoding NAD-dependent epimerase/dehydratase family protein: protein MRVAVTGGSGKLGRHVVRRLTGDGHQVLNLDRAGDRNPDLAVVDLRNYGQVLDVFLGLEDRHSGFDAVVHLGAIPAPGIIPDAATFENNMLSTYNVFQAARRAGIKKIVYASSETVLGLPFDVEPPYIPVDEEYPARPESTYSLVKHLEEQMAVELTRWDPELSIVGLRFSNVMDPEDYERFPSFDADAMLRKWNLWGYIDGRDGAQAVVRALENGQPGFQAFIIANADTVMGRSSASLAAEVFPNVKVTKELGEHETMLSIDKARRLLGFEPEHTWRTYHSNRTTPTED, encoded by the coding sequence ATGAGAGTTGCAGTGACAGGTGGAAGCGGAAAGCTCGGGCGGCACGTAGTCCGAAGGCTCACCGGGGACGGGCATCAGGTGTTGAACCTGGACCGTGCGGGGGACAGGAATCCGGACCTGGCCGTCGTGGACCTGCGCAACTACGGCCAGGTTCTGGATGTGTTCCTGGGCCTGGAGGACCGGCACAGCGGCTTCGATGCCGTGGTGCACCTGGGTGCCATTCCCGCACCGGGCATCATCCCTGACGCGGCCACGTTCGAGAACAACATGCTCTCCACCTACAACGTGTTCCAGGCTGCCCGCCGGGCCGGCATCAAAAAGATCGTCTATGCCTCCAGCGAGACGGTGCTGGGACTGCCGTTCGACGTCGAGCCTCCCTACATCCCGGTGGACGAGGAGTATCCGGCCCGGCCGGAAAGCACGTATTCGCTGGTGAAGCATCTGGAAGAGCAGATGGCTGTCGAGCTGACGCGCTGGGACCCGGAGCTGAGCATTGTGGGGCTTCGGTTCTCCAACGTCATGGATCCGGAGGATTACGAACGGTTCCCGTCGTTCGACGCCGACGCCATGCTGCGCAAATGGAACCTGTGGGGGTACATCGACGGCCGGGACGGCGCGCAGGCCGTCGTCCGGGCCCTGGAAAACGGCCAGCCGGGGTTCCAGGCGTTCATCATTGCGAACGCGGACACCGTCATGGGCCGTTCCAGCGCCAGCCTGGCCGCGGAAGTCTTCCCCAACGTGAAGGTCACCAAGGAATTGGGCGAACACGAGACCATGCTGTCCATCGACAAGGCCAGGCGGCTGCTGGGCTTCGAGCCCGAGCACACCTGGCGCACCTACCACTCCAACCGCACCACCCCCACCGAAGACTGA
- a CDS encoding MDR family MFS transporter, with protein sequence MMTTRAEGVGFRSERGPVLIALMLSTGLVAIDSTIVATAVPSIVRDVGGFSSFPWLFSAYMLAQAVSVPIYAKLSDMAGRKPIILTGIGLFLLGSILCGLAWSMPALIAFRVVQGLGAGAVLPVSITIAGDIYSVAERAKVQGYLASVWAVSSVVGPTLGGVFSSLGIWRGIFLVNVPLCLLAGWMLVRAFHEDIERTKHRVDYLGAGLLTFSLSLILLGALEGGQGWAWDSPTSIAVFAVGAVGLAIFLLVERRAAEPVLPPWVLSRRLLATTTFISFGVGAVILGLTSYVPTFLQGALATSPVIAGLSLAALTIGWPISASQSGRLYLRIGFRATAMIGILVTVIGSVVLALTAYTPNPVLVAASCFIVGLGLGLVATPTLIAAQSSVEWNERGVVTGTNLFARSIGSALGVAVFGAVANAIYAGSPNSHTDPQTVVTASAAVFLAVLFAAVLTVAAVLAMPSAVRGPAPDKADAHAPGRSAPPAEP encoded by the coding sequence ATGATGACTACCCGAGCTGAAGGAGTCGGCTTCCGTTCTGAACGGGGCCCCGTCCTCATCGCGCTGATGCTGTCCACCGGCCTCGTTGCCATTGACTCGACGATCGTCGCCACGGCGGTGCCCTCGATAGTGCGCGACGTCGGGGGGTTCTCTTCGTTCCCGTGGCTCTTCTCCGCCTACATGCTTGCGCAGGCCGTCTCCGTGCCCATTTACGCGAAACTCTCCGACATGGCAGGCCGCAAACCCATTATCCTCACCGGCATTGGTCTGTTCCTGCTCGGCTCCATTCTCTGCGGGTTGGCGTGGAGCATGCCGGCGCTCATCGCGTTCCGTGTGGTGCAAGGCCTGGGCGCCGGAGCAGTCCTTCCCGTCTCCATCACCATCGCCGGTGACATCTATTCCGTCGCCGAGCGCGCGAAGGTGCAGGGTTACCTTGCCAGTGTGTGGGCGGTCTCGTCCGTCGTCGGCCCCACACTCGGCGGGGTGTTCTCCTCGCTTGGCATCTGGCGTGGAATCTTCCTCGTCAACGTGCCGCTATGCCTCCTGGCCGGGTGGATGCTGGTCCGGGCGTTCCATGAGGACATCGAGCGCACCAAGCATCGCGTGGACTACCTGGGAGCGGGGCTTCTGACCTTCTCCTTAAGCCTGATCCTCCTCGGAGCCCTCGAAGGCGGGCAGGGGTGGGCCTGGGACTCACCCACCAGCATCGCGGTGTTCGCCGTCGGAGCGGTTGGGCTGGCCATATTCCTCTTGGTCGAGCGGCGGGCTGCCGAGCCTGTCCTGCCGCCGTGGGTCCTGTCGCGCCGGCTGCTCGCCACCACGACGTTCATTTCCTTTGGTGTCGGAGCAGTCATACTTGGCCTCACCTCCTACGTTCCGACTTTCCTCCAAGGAGCACTGGCCACCTCCCCGGTTATCGCCGGGCTTTCACTCGCGGCCCTGACGATCGGATGGCCGATCAGTGCTTCCCAGTCGGGACGCCTCTATCTTCGGATCGGGTTCAGGGCCACCGCGATGATCGGAATCCTGGTCACGGTCATCGGTTCCGTGGTCCTCGCCCTCACCGCTTACACACCCAATCCAGTGTTGGTCGCTGCCAGCTGCTTCATCGTCGGGCTCGGCCTCGGGCTCGTCGCAACTCCCACCCTCATCGCCGCCCAGTCAAGCGTTGAATGGAATGAACGCGGCGTGGTTACGGGCACCAACCTCTTCGCACGGTCCATCGGCAGCGCCCTGGGCGTAGCCGTTTTCGGCGCAGTAGCAAACGCCATCTACGCCGGCAGTCCCAACAGCCACACAGATCCCCAGACCGTCGTGACAGCCTCCGCCGCCGTCTTCCTGGCTGTATTGTTCGCTGCCGTACTCACCGTTGCAGCGGTGCTCGCCATGCCATCCGCGGTCCGCGGGCCCGCCCCCGACAAGGCTGACGCACACGCCCCTGGCCGGTCAGCTCCTCCGGCTGAACCCTAA
- the dhaM gene encoding dihydroxyacetone kinase phosphoryl donor subunit DhaM, with product MTVRIVVVSHSEKIADGAVELAAQMAPDVVILAAGGTPDGRIGTSLEKVMSALDKAAGGDGVVVLTDLGSAVMTAESALELADDPAGVLLADAPLVEGAVAAAVAAQGGADAQAVKRAAEAAYGSALSAGAAPVPSESTVSEGSVTGAGPDFTGDFELINQAGMHARPAAKIAGGISALDAEVKVNGVDGASMTGLMTLAAGKGSVLHVEAWGADAERAVNYVGGLVQAGFGEP from the coding sequence GTGACGGTTCGGATTGTGGTGGTGTCCCATAGCGAAAAGATCGCCGACGGCGCTGTGGAGCTGGCTGCCCAGATGGCGCCCGACGTCGTGATCCTGGCAGCCGGGGGCACGCCGGACGGTCGTATCGGCACCAGCCTGGAGAAGGTCATGTCGGCACTGGATAAGGCTGCTGGCGGGGACGGCGTGGTGGTCCTGACGGACCTGGGATCGGCTGTGATGACAGCGGAATCGGCGCTTGAACTCGCAGACGATCCGGCCGGGGTGCTGCTGGCAGACGCACCCTTGGTGGAGGGGGCCGTGGCCGCGGCCGTCGCAGCGCAGGGCGGTGCCGATGCCCAGGCCGTCAAGCGTGCCGCGGAAGCCGCGTACGGGTCAGCCCTAAGCGCCGGCGCCGCTCCGGTGCCTTCCGAGAGTACGGTTTCCGAGGGGTCGGTGACAGGAGCCGGGCCGGATTTCACCGGCGACTTCGAGCTCATCAACCAGGCCGGCATGCACGCCCGCCCGGCGGCCAAGATCGCAGGCGGGATCTCGGCGCTGGACGCGGAGGTAAAGGTCAACGGGGTGGACGGAGCCTCGATGACGGGCCTGATGACATTGGCGGCCGGCAAGGGATCAGTGCTGCATGTGGAGGCCTGGGGCGCGGACGCCGAGAGGGCCGTGAACTATGTGGGCGGCCTGGTGCAGGCGGGCTTCGGCGAGCCGTAG
- the dhaL gene encoding dihydroxyacetone kinase subunit DhaL, with amino-acid sequence MMLDVNWAIRWLTLCAEAMAENRVWLIELDRAIGDSDHGENMDRGFQAVLDKLAEAPPETPGAAFKLTAMTLMSKVGGAAGPLYGTAFLRASTFLGDAAEVDPAALAGALVAARDGIVARGKAESGDKTMVDAWTPAAEAAQAAAAVGTGNVLEVLVAAAEAAEAGAMATDPLVARKGRASYLGERSAGHRDPGAASSALILRAAVGAAA; translated from the coding sequence ATGATGCTGGACGTGAACTGGGCCATTAGGTGGCTGACCCTCTGCGCAGAGGCCATGGCGGAAAACCGGGTCTGGCTCATTGAACTGGACCGCGCCATCGGGGACTCGGACCACGGCGAGAACATGGACCGCGGCTTCCAGGCGGTGCTGGACAAACTTGCGGAGGCGCCGCCGGAGACTCCCGGCGCGGCGTTCAAACTGACAGCCATGACCCTGATGTCCAAGGTGGGCGGCGCGGCGGGCCCCCTATACGGCACGGCCTTCCTCCGCGCGTCCACTTTCCTGGGTGACGCCGCGGAGGTGGATCCGGCCGCACTGGCCGGCGCGCTGGTGGCCGCCCGCGACGGCATCGTAGCCAGGGGCAAGGCCGAGTCGGGCGACAAAACCATGGTGGATGCCTGGACGCCGGCCGCCGAGGCCGCGCAGGCTGCTGCCGCCGTCGGGACGGGCAACGTCCTTGAGGTTTTGGTGGCGGCCGCAGAGGCCGCTGAGGCGGGTGCCATGGCCACGGACCCGCTGGTGGCCCGCAAGGGCCGGGCCAGCTACCTGGGGGAGCGCAGCGCCGGCCACCGTGACCCCGGCGCCGCCTCCAGCGCGCTGATTCTCCGCGCTGCGGTTGGGGCCGCGGCGTGA
- the dhaK gene encoding dihydroxyacetone kinase subunit DhaK codes for MKKLINDPRSVVDESVEGFGLAHADLVTVSADPKFITRKDAPVQGKVGLVSGGGSGHEPLHAGFVGQGMLDAAVPGAVFTSPTPDQILPATLAVNSGAGVVHIVKNYTGDVLNFETAAELAQAEGVEVRTVLVNDDVAVEDSLYTAGRRGVGGTVLVEKIAGASAERGDGLDAVAAIGDRVNSNVRTMGVALSACTVPHAGSPSFDLEDNEIEIGIGIHGEPGRHRIPMENADGITDRLLEPVLGDLGIESGDKVLLFVNGMGGTPLSELYIVYRRAAQVISDRGATVERSLVGNYITALEMQGCSISVLRLDDELTQLWDAPVHTAALRWGV; via the coding sequence ATGAAAAAACTCATCAACGATCCCCGTTCTGTAGTGGACGAATCCGTGGAAGGCTTCGGGCTGGCCCACGCAGATCTCGTGACCGTCAGCGCGGATCCCAAGTTCATCACCCGCAAAGACGCGCCGGTGCAAGGGAAAGTGGGGCTGGTTTCCGGAGGCGGCAGCGGCCATGAACCGCTCCACGCCGGTTTTGTTGGACAGGGGATGCTCGACGCCGCCGTGCCGGGGGCGGTGTTCACCTCACCCACGCCGGACCAGATCCTTCCGGCGACGCTCGCAGTTAACTCAGGCGCCGGCGTCGTACATATTGTGAAGAACTACACCGGCGACGTCCTGAACTTTGAGACCGCGGCCGAGCTGGCGCAGGCGGAAGGGGTGGAAGTCCGCACCGTCCTGGTGAACGACGACGTCGCCGTGGAGGACTCGCTGTACACTGCCGGCCGCCGCGGGGTGGGCGGAACCGTGCTGGTTGAGAAAATCGCGGGTGCGTCGGCCGAACGCGGAGATGGTCTTGATGCTGTTGCCGCGATCGGTGACCGCGTAAACAGCAACGTCCGCACGATGGGTGTCGCGCTCTCCGCCTGCACCGTGCCCCACGCAGGTTCGCCCAGCTTCGACCTGGAGGACAACGAGATCGAAATCGGCATCGGCATCCATGGCGAGCCGGGCCGGCACCGGATCCCCATGGAGAACGCTGACGGAATCACCGACCGCCTTTTGGAGCCGGTCCTCGGTGATCTGGGCATTGAATCAGGCGACAAGGTGCTGCTGTTCGTCAACGGGATGGGAGGTACGCCGCTGAGCGAGCTTTACATCGTCTACCGGCGGGCGGCCCAGGTGATCTCGGACAGGGGAGCCACCGTGGAGCGCTCCCTGGTGGGGAACTACATCACCGCCCTGGAAATGCAGGGCTGCTCCATCTCCGTGCTGCGGCTGGACGACGAACTCACGCAGCTGTGGGATGCACCTGTCCACACGGCCGCCCTGCGCTGGGGAGTGTAG
- a CDS encoding FAD-binding oxidoreductase produces MHILSSHTEKTELQLLVRGLVYAPGDASFAAEIAAFNLATRHAPELVLSAVDADDVVAAVRWAAARDMSISVQSTGHGAANAINGGLLISTRLMLELSIDPEEQTARVGAGVRWRDVLKAAARYGLMGLHGSTTDVGVVGYTLGGGLPLLGRKYGFASDHVLAFDLVTPDGVLRRVDAGSDPRLFALLRGGKGNFGIVTAMEFSLFAADELYAGGIFYDGTHAREVLAGFRAWIAHLPAEASASLAFLRLPDMEDVPGFLRGKFVMHLRFAWQGSSDEGARLLAPMRAAAPMLVDGVGPLPFSRVDEIHADPEHPVPVHEGGMLLKDLDAGLEEALLRLAGPESMAPLLLAEIRLMGGALAVPLKGLEPEADCVGGREAALSFFAVGIMAPQIAHLVPAAIEAARSALKPFGTGGTMLNLHGHLTSPELAASAWPEAAHVRLSEAKAELDPKNLFRHGHAILPQAVSGHTAVA; encoded by the coding sequence ATGCACATCCTCTCTTCCCACACGGAAAAAACGGAGCTTCAGCTTCTTGTCCGCGGGCTGGTGTATGCCCCGGGCGACGCATCCTTCGCAGCAGAAATCGCAGCTTTTAACCTGGCCACCCGCCACGCCCCGGAGCTGGTACTGAGCGCAGTCGACGCCGACGACGTCGTGGCCGCAGTACGGTGGGCAGCCGCCCGCGACATGTCCATTTCGGTCCAATCCACCGGCCACGGTGCGGCCAACGCCATCAACGGCGGCCTCCTCATCAGCACCCGGCTCATGCTGGAACTCTCCATCGATCCCGAAGAGCAAACTGCCAGGGTGGGCGCCGGCGTCCGGTGGCGCGACGTCCTCAAAGCAGCCGCCCGTTACGGGCTGATGGGGCTCCACGGCTCCACCACCGACGTCGGGGTTGTTGGCTACACCCTGGGCGGCGGATTGCCGCTTCTTGGCCGGAAATACGGCTTCGCGTCCGATCATGTCCTCGCGTTCGATCTCGTGACCCCTGACGGCGTGCTGCGCCGCGTGGATGCAGGCAGCGACCCCCGGCTGTTCGCCCTGCTCCGCGGCGGCAAGGGGAACTTCGGCATTGTCACGGCCATGGAGTTCTCGCTGTTCGCGGCCGACGAACTCTACGCGGGCGGAATCTTCTACGACGGCACCCATGCCCGGGAAGTGCTGGCAGGGTTCCGCGCGTGGATTGCCCATCTTCCCGCCGAAGCGTCGGCCTCGCTGGCATTCCTCCGACTGCCGGACATGGAGGACGTGCCGGGGTTCCTCCGTGGCAAGTTCGTGATGCACCTCCGGTTCGCCTGGCAGGGGAGTTCGGATGAAGGGGCTCGACTGCTGGCACCCATGCGGGCAGCGGCCCCGATGCTGGTGGATGGGGTGGGCCCTCTTCCCTTCTCGCGGGTGGATGAGATTCATGCGGACCCGGAGCACCCGGTACCGGTCCATGAGGGCGGCATGCTCCTGAAGGACTTGGACGCCGGCCTGGAAGAGGCGCTCCTGCGGTTGGCGGGACCGGAAAGCATGGCACCGCTCCTGCTGGCCGAAATCCGATTGATGGGCGGTGCGCTGGCCGTTCCGCTCAAGGGTCTGGAACCTGAGGCAGACTGCGTCGGTGGCCGCGAGGCTGCGCTGTCCTTCTTTGCCGTGGGAATCATGGCGCCGCAGATCGCGCACCTGGTACCGGCCGCCATCGAAGCGGCCCGAAGTGCGCTGAAACCGTTCGGGACGGGCGGTACCATGCTGAACCTGCATGGGCATCTCACCTCGCCGGAGCTGGCTGCCAGCGCCTGGCCGGAGGCTGCGCATGTACGGCTCAGCGAAGCCAAGGCGGAGCTGGATCCGAAGAACCTGTTCCGCCATGGGCACGCCATCCTGCCGCAGGCTGTTTCGGGCCACACCGCCGTGGCTTAG
- a CDS encoding amino-acid N-acetyltransferase, which yields MTDSFHIRPARTGDVAAIKRLVAPLAEQRILMAKETVAYYESLQEFRIAESEDGEVIGCGALHVMWEDLAEVRTLAASDAWRGRGVGHVLVESLLAEARELGVARVFCLTFEVDFFKRHGFDVMADQTAVDPEVYSELLRSHDEGVAEFLDLARVKPNTLGNTRMIKFL from the coding sequence GTGACTGACTCCTTCCATATCCGTCCTGCCCGCACCGGTGACGTGGCCGCAATCAAGAGACTGGTGGCGCCGCTGGCGGAACAGCGGATCCTGATGGCCAAGGAGACCGTCGCTTACTACGAAAGCCTGCAGGAGTTCCGGATCGCCGAATCTGAGGACGGCGAAGTCATCGGCTGCGGCGCTTTGCACGTGATGTGGGAAGACCTGGCCGAAGTGCGCACCCTTGCCGCGTCGGACGCTTGGCGGGGCAGGGGGGTTGGCCATGTATTAGTGGAAAGTCTCTTGGCGGAAGCCCGTGAACTGGGTGTGGCGCGCGTCTTCTGCCTCACGTTCGAGGTGGACTTCTTCAAGCGCCACGGGTTTGACGTCATGGCAGACCAGACAGCGGTGGACCCGGAGGTCTATTCCGAGCTGCTGCGCTCGCATGACGAAGGCGTGGCCGAGTTCCTGGACCTGGCACGGGTCAAGCCCAACACCCTGGGCAATACCCGCATGATCAAGTTCCTCTGA
- a CDS encoding S9 family peptidase: MATDTPAILGEQPETPFHDLDHYLAIPRVSGLALSPDGRRLVTTVSTLNGKGTEFATALWELDPAGEKHARRITRSAKGEAGAAFAANGDVYFTSARPDPESPDGDPVNALWLLPADGGEARVVLSRPGGVGAVMAARNVAATFVTAEVLAGSSDEDDDAERRKSRKDNKVAAILHSEYPVRYWDADLGPGQPRIFAVEPGDEKEPGKPATVDAAAPLILRNLTPDAGPRLREAETVVSSDGRTIYASYTKPLAKADSRSVLVAVDVVSASQKVLLDREGMSYFPGPVSPDGRTLVVVSESDTTPHQAPEVKLHLLDVSGESGAGASGTDDAGTSGLTPLVHDWDRWAKPVAWLPDGSALLVTADDDGASPVFRISVPGSAAEVSVTRVTQDSAAYTDVVVSPEGRSAYALRSSYEFPPEAVRIDLETGETTRLPAPAERPKYPGRLDRLAATAADGTRVPAYLALPAGASADSPAPLLLWIHGGPLASWNAWTWRWNPWLLTAKGYAVLLPDPALSTGYGQAHIQRGWGEWGKAPFTDLMAVTDAAVERPDIDGTRTAAMGGSFGGYMANWVAGQTDRFKAIVTHASLWALDQFGPTTDASQYWLKEMTQEMALENSPHLHVEKISAPMLVIHGDKDYRVPIGEGLRLWYELLSKSQLAADQDGQTPHRFLYFPDENHWILQPQHAKVWYGVVESFLAKNVLGEDVPVPAELGL, from the coding sequence ATGGCAACTGACACCCCAGCGATCCTGGGCGAGCAACCTGAGACCCCCTTCCACGATCTTGACCACTACCTGGCTATCCCCAGGGTCAGCGGACTGGCCCTGAGCCCGGACGGCCGAAGGCTGGTCACCACGGTGTCCACGCTCAACGGCAAGGGCACCGAATTCGCCACGGCCCTCTGGGAGCTTGATCCGGCCGGAGAGAAGCACGCCCGGCGCATCACCCGCAGCGCAAAGGGGGAAGCAGGGGCTGCGTTCGCGGCCAACGGCGACGTCTATTTCACGTCCGCCCGCCCGGACCCGGAGAGCCCCGACGGCGATCCGGTCAATGCGCTCTGGCTCCTCCCTGCGGACGGCGGGGAGGCCCGCGTTGTCCTCTCGCGCCCTGGCGGCGTAGGCGCCGTTATGGCCGCCCGGAATGTAGCGGCAACCTTTGTCACGGCGGAGGTCCTGGCCGGCTCCTCGGACGAGGATGACGACGCCGAACGCCGAAAGTCCCGCAAGGACAACAAGGTGGCGGCCATCCTGCACAGCGAATACCCCGTGCGCTACTGGGACGCGGACCTCGGCCCCGGACAGCCGCGCATCTTCGCCGTTGAGCCAGGTGACGAGAAGGAGCCGGGCAAGCCTGCAACAGTGGACGCGGCCGCGCCGCTGATCCTCCGCAACCTGACGCCCGACGCCGGTCCGCGGCTGCGCGAAGCGGAAACGGTGGTCAGTTCGGACGGCAGGACCATCTACGCGAGCTACACCAAACCGCTTGCCAAGGCGGACAGCCGCTCCGTCCTGGTGGCCGTGGACGTGGTATCCGCCAGCCAGAAGGTGCTCCTGGACCGGGAGGGGATGAGCTACTTCCCCGGCCCGGTCAGCCCGGACGGCAGGACGCTGGTGGTGGTCAGCGAGAGCGATACCACTCCGCACCAGGCGCCCGAGGTCAAGCTGCATCTTCTGGATGTTTCCGGGGAGTCAGGCGCCGGCGCGTCTGGCACTGACGACGCCGGCACCTCCGGGCTCACCCCGCTGGTTCACGACTGGGACCGCTGGGCCAAGCCCGTCGCGTGGCTGCCGGACGGTTCAGCCCTCCTGGTCACAGCGGACGACGACGGCGCGTCGCCGGTTTTCCGGATCAGCGTTCCGGGCTCTGCCGCTGAAGTGAGCGTCACCCGGGTGACACAGGACTCTGCGGCGTACACCGACGTCGTGGTTTCACCGGAAGGGCGCAGTGCCTATGCGCTGCGCAGTTCCTACGAATTCCCGCCCGAGGCCGTCCGGATCGACCTGGAAACCGGAGAGACAACGCGGCTTCCGGCGCCGGCAGAGAGGCCAAAGTACCCGGGCAGACTGGATCGGCTGGCTGCGACGGCGGCGGACGGCACCCGCGTGCCTGCCTATCTGGCACTGCCGGCTGGAGCGTCCGCGGACTCGCCAGCGCCCTTGCTGCTGTGGATCCACGGCGGCCCGCTGGCTTCGTGGAATGCCTGGACCTGGCGGTGGAATCCCTGGCTGCTCACCGCCAAGGGCTACGCCGTGCTGCTGCCGGACCCGGCGCTGTCCACCGGGTACGGACAGGCGCATATCCAGCGCGGCTGGGGCGAATGGGGCAAAGCTCCCTTCACGGATCTGATGGCGGTCACCGATGCCGCTGTGGAGCGCCCGGATATCGATGGGACGCGGACAGCCGCCATGGGCGGATCGTTCGGCGGCTACATGGCCAACTGGGTGGCCGGCCAGACGGACCGCTTCAAGGCCATCGTGACGCATGCCAGCCTGTGGGCCCTGGACCAGTTCGGCCCCACCACGGACGCCTCGCAATACTGGCTCAAGGAAATGACTCAAGAAATGGCGCTGGAGAACTCGCCGCACCTTCACGTCGAGAAGATCAGTGCGCCCATGCTGGTGATCCACGGGGACAAGGACTACCGCGTGCCCATCGGCGAGGGCCTGCGGCTCTGGTACGAACTGCTGTCCAAGTCCCAACTGGCGGCGGACCAGGACGGCCAGACGCCGCACCGCTTCCTGTACTTCCCGGACGAGAACCACTGGATCCTGCAGCCGCAGCACGCCAAGGTCTGGTACGGGGTGGTGGAGAGCTTCCTGGCGAAGAACGTGCTGGGCGAGGATGTGCCGGTGCCAGCCGAACTGGGGCTGTAG